A stretch of Tripterygium wilfordii isolate XIE 37 chromosome 11, ASM1340144v1, whole genome shotgun sequence DNA encodes these proteins:
- the LOC120009088 gene encoding alcohol dehydrogenase-like 7: MADKGTAGNPIRCRAAVAREPGKPLVIEEIMVAPPSPHEVRIKIICTSLCHSDLYFWRLPVLPHTFPRILGHEAVGIVESVGEYVEEVTQGDMVIPTFLSECKDCADCKSEESNLCSKIPFKISPWMPRYDTSRFTDINGEVLYHMVHVSSFSEYTVVDVANICKIDPTIPPNRACLLSCGVSTGFGAAWKTANVKAGSTVAIFGLGSIGLAVAEGARLCGAARIIGVDINPKKFEVGKVFGLTDFISAEKSENSKPVSQVIKEMTDGGADYCFECVGFSPLVREAYASCRKGWGKTVVLGLGKPGAEISLDSLDFILEKKSLIGCLYGGLKIKTDIPTLVKLYMDKELNLDEFVTHEIKFEDINKAFDLLIEGKCLRCVIWMDK, translated from the exons ATGGCTGACAAGGGGACTGCAGGGAACCCTATTCGGTGCAGAG CTGCGGTTGCTCGCGAACCGGGGAAACCTCTGGTGATAGAGGAGATAATGGTGGCTCCACCAAGTCCTCATGAAGTCAGGATTAAGATCATATGCACTTCTCTCTGTCACTCTGATCTCTACTTTTGGCGATTGCCG GTACTTCCTCATACGTTTCCAAGAATTTTGGGTCATGAGGCAGTCGG GATTGTGGAGAGTGTAGGAGAGTATGTGGAGGAAGTGACTCAAGGGGACATGGTTATACCAACGTTCTTGTCCGAATGTAAAGATTGTGCAGATTGCAAATCAGAAGAGAGCAACCTATGTTCAAAAATCCCTTTCAAGATCTCTCCCTGGATGCCTAGATATGACACCAGCAGATTCACAGACATCAACGGCGAAGTTTTGTACCATATGGTGCATGTATCAAGTTTCAGTGAGTATACTGTAGTTGATGTTGCCAATATTTGCAAGATTGATCCTACAATCCCTCCGAACCGGGCTTGCCTCCTCAGTTGTGGAGTGTCAACAG GATTTGGGGCTGCTTGGAAAACTGCAAATGTGAAGGCAGGATCTACCGTCGCGATATTCGGGCTGGGATCAATTGGATTAGCA GTTGCAGAGGGAGCAAGATTATGCGGTGCTGCCAGAATCATAGGAGTAGATATAAATCCTAAAAAATTTGAAGTTG GAAAAGTCTTTGGACTAACTGATTTTATCAGTGCTGAAAAATCTGAGAACAGTAAACCAGTAAGCCAG GTAATCAAAGAGATGACTGATGGAGGTGCGGACTATTGCTTTGAATGTGTTGGTTTCTCACCGTTGGTGCGTGAAGCTTATGCATCCTGCCGAAAG GGTTGGGGGAAGACAGTTGTATTAGGTTTGGGCAAGCCGGGGGCAGAGATAAGCCTGGACTCTCTTGATTTTATTCTAGAGAAAAAGAGCCTCATTGGATGCTTGTATGGAGGTCTGAAAATTAAAACTGATATACCTACTCTTGTAAAGCTTTACATGGACAAG GAATTGAATCTGGATGAGTTTGTAACTCACGAGATCAAATTTGAAGACATTAACAAAGCATTTGATCTACTCATTGAAGGGAAGTGTCTCAGATGCGTGATTTGGATGGACAAATGA